A single genomic interval of Ruminococcus sp. NK3A76 harbors:
- the rimO gene encoding 30S ribosomal protein S12 methylthiotransferase RimO, which yields MATRVGMVSLGCPKNQIDAEHMLFALKAEGFELVQDAALADVVIINTCGFISDAKQEAIDTTLEFIELKKEGRIKAVIMTGCLAERYREQIMQEMPELDAVIGLGSNEKLVDIIRDIFAYHKPVQCYGECEALAMEGGRIISTEPFYAYLKIAEGCSNYCTYCAIPRIRGKFRSRKMEDIIEEARWLAEHGVKELVVIAQDTTRYGEDNYGKPMLPELLRELCRIDGFKWIRTLYSYPERITDELIDVVASEEKLVKYFDIPIQHCNSEVLRRMNRHCNKEQITELVDKLRTRIPGVILRTTVITGFPGETEEQFEELTRFVKSARFERLGAFAYSAEEDTPAAVMPDQIDEDIKQKRLETVYNDQSFIMDENNEALIGRTFETVCEGFDRYAEMYYGRTYMDAPEIDGKVFFTSGRKLAAGEFVSVRITDILDYDPIGETV from the coding sequence ATGGCTACAAGAGTAGGTATGGTCTCGCTCGGGTGTCCGAAGAACCAGATAGATGCCGAGCATATGCTGTTTGCGCTTAAGGCGGAGGGCTTTGAGCTCGTACAGGACGCAGCGCTTGCTGATGTTGTTATAATAAACACCTGCGGCTTTATAAGCGATGCCAAGCAGGAAGCTATAGATACGACTCTTGAATTTATAGAGCTCAAAAAGGAAGGCAGGATAAAGGCTGTGATAATGACCGGCTGCCTTGCTGAGAGATACAGAGAGCAGATAATGCAGGAGATGCCGGAGCTCGATGCCGTTATAGGCCTGGGCTCAAACGAAAAGCTCGTTGATATTATAAGGGATATCTTTGCATACCATAAGCCCGTGCAGTGCTACGGCGAGTGCGAGGCACTTGCTATGGAGGGCGGCAGGATAATCTCGACAGAGCCGTTCTATGCATACCTCAAAATAGCCGAGGGCTGCTCGAATTACTGTACATACTGTGCGATACCCAGGATAAGGGGCAAATTCCGCAGCAGAAAAATGGAAGATATCATCGAAGAAGCCAGGTGGCTCGCAGAGCACGGCGTCAAGGAGCTTGTTGTGATAGCTCAGGACACCACACGCTACGGCGAGGATAACTACGGCAAGCCTATGCTGCCCGAGCTGCTAAGAGAGCTTTGCAGGATAGACGGCTTTAAGTGGATAAGAACGCTCTACAGCTACCCCGAGAGGATAACTGATGAACTTATAGATGTAGTGGCGAGCGAGGAAAAGCTCGTGAAATACTTCGATATTCCGATACAGCACTGCAACAGCGAGGTGCTGCGGCGTATGAACCGCCACTGCAACAAAGAGCAGATAACAGAGCTTGTAGATAAGCTCAGGACACGCATTCCCGGCGTGATACTGCGAACGACAGTCATTACCGGCTTCCCCGGCGAGACTGAGGAGCAGTTTGAGGAGCTGACACGCTTTGTCAAGAGCGCACGCTTTGAGCGCCTTGGTGCATTTGCATACTCCGCCGAGGAGGACACGCCTGCTGCTGTGATGCCCGACCAGATAGATGAAGACATCAAGCAAAAGCGCCTTGAAACGGTCTATAACGACCAGAGCTTCATTATGGACGAGAACAACGAAGCGCTTATCGGCAGGACTTTTGAGACAGTGTGCGAGGGCTTTGACAGATACGCCGAGATGTACTACGGCAGAACATATATGGATGCCCCTGAGATAGACGGCAAGGTCTTCTTTACAAGCGGCAGAAAGCTCGCAGCAGGGGAGTTTGTAAGTGTCAGGATAACTGACATACTTGACTATGATCCTATTGGCGAGACTGTATAA
- a CDS encoding NHLP bacteriocin export ABC transporter permease/ATPase subunit, whose amino-acid sequence MGWFDEQIRQRVNMDQELFEESFFRVAGVVLGERTATKIIDDRIITKQAIDEILKQFHYKPVEIPKSIKEHEAQLDFCLRQHGLMKRRVELTENWWKDAYGPLLAYTKEGGEPVAILPGGFGGYSYTDRATGRKVRIDKKTAKAFETEGYCFYRPFPQKKLGIPDLIIYMRRCMNKMDMVFVIIATLILTNIGMLMPRMTKALTGPVITTGSTRILIGIAICMLCTTISTQLFSSVKALFISRVQTKTKLGVQAAMMMRVMSLPANFFRKYSAGELTSRSQSVGQLCELLLGTFVMSSLSSIASLLYITQIFSFAPALVVPSLMIILITVAFSAVSSIVQIKISKRQMELGAKESGMSYSMISGVQKIKLSGAEKRFFARWLGLYSDTAELVYAPPMFIKINGVITTAISLVSNIVLYYLAVKSGIDQSNYFAFTAAYGAVMGAFSTLAGMALSVGRIKPILEMAEPFLKTEPEAADNKEIVTRLSGSIELNNVCFRYNENSPYIVNNMSFKIKAGEYVAIVGRTGCGKSTLMRLLLGFEKPERGAVYYDGKDLSRLDLQTLRQKIGSVIQSGGLFQGDIFSNIIISAPHLTLDDAWAAAETAGIADDIRAMPMGMQTLISEGQGGISGGQKQRLMIARAVAPKPKILMFDEATSALDNKTQRQVSEALDKMGCTRIVIAHRLSTIRHCDRILVLDGGSIIEQGTYDELIARNGYFAELVERQRLDT is encoded by the coding sequence TTGGGTTGGTTTGATGAACAGATACGCCAGCGTGTCAACATGGATCAGGAGCTGTTTGAGGAGTCTTTCTTCCGTGTGGCAGGTGTCGTTCTCGGTGAGCGCACTGCTACAAAGATAATAGACGACCGCATAATTACCAAACAGGCGATAGATGAGATACTAAAGCAGTTTCACTACAAGCCTGTCGAGATACCTAAAAGCATAAAGGAGCACGAGGCACAGCTTGACTTCTGCTTAAGACAGCACGGGCTCATGAAGCGCCGTGTCGAGCTGACTGAGAATTGGTGGAAGGACGCATACGGCCCCTTGCTTGCATATACAAAAGAAGGCGGCGAGCCTGTTGCCATACTTCCGGGCGGCTTTGGCGGCTACAGCTATACCGACAGAGCCACAGGCAGAAAAGTCAGGATAGATAAAAAGACGGCAAAGGCATTCGAGACGGAAGGGTACTGCTTTTACAGGCCTTTTCCTCAGAAAAAGCTCGGTATACCCGACCTTATCATATACATGAGAAGATGCATGAACAAAATGGATATGGTGTTCGTGATAATAGCAACACTTATCCTCACAAACATTGGTATGCTTATGCCGAGAATGACAAAAGCCCTCACAGGCCCTGTCATAACAACAGGCAGCACGAGGATACTTATAGGCATTGCCATATGTATGCTGTGTACGACGATATCGACCCAGCTGTTTTCATCTGTCAAGGCGCTGTTCATATCGAGAGTGCAGACAAAGACCAAGCTCGGCGTGCAGGCGGCTATGATGATGAGAGTTATGAGCCTTCCGGCAAACTTTTTCAGAAAGTACAGCGCCGGCGAGCTTACCAGCCGTTCGCAGTCGGTCGGGCAGCTGTGTGAGCTGCTGCTCGGCACATTCGTCATGAGCAGCTTATCGTCAATTGCATCGCTGCTTTATATAACGCAGATATTCAGCTTTGCGCCGGCGCTCGTTGTGCCTTCGCTGATGATAATACTTATAACAGTCGCATTCTCGGCTGTATCGTCGATCGTGCAGATAAAGATAAGCAAACGCCAGATGGAGCTCGGCGCCAAGGAATCCGGCATGAGCTATTCGATGATAAGCGGCGTTCAGAAGATAAAGCTCTCGGGCGCTGAAAAGAGGTTTTTCGCACGTTGGCTGGGGCTTTATTCCGACACGGCAGAGCTTGTGTATGCACCGCCCATGTTCATAAAGATAAACGGTGTCATCACGACTGCTATCAGCCTTGTGTCAAACATAGTGCTCTATTACCTCGCTGTCAAGAGCGGCATTGACCAGTCGAATTACTTTGCATTCACGGCGGCATACGGTGCGGTAATGGGCGCATTCTCGACACTTGCAGGCATGGCGCTTTCTGTGGGCAGGATAAAGCCTATACTCGAAATGGCAGAGCCTTTCCTTAAGACCGAGCCTGAGGCGGCTGACAATAAGGAGATAGTCACAAGGCTCTCGGGCAGCATAGAGCTTAATAACGTGTGCTTCCGCTACAACGAGAATTCACCGTATATCGTAAACAATATGTCCTTCAAGATAAAGGCCGGCGAGTATGTTGCGATAGTCGGCAGGACGGGCTGCGGCAAGTCAACGCTCATGCGCCTTCTGCTTGGCTTTGAAAAGCCCGAAAGGGGCGCTGTCTACTACGACGGCAAGGACTTATCCCGGCTTGATCTTCAGACGCTGCGGCAAAAGATAGGCTCAGTTATCCAGAGCGGCGGACTGTTTCAGGGAGATATATTCTCAAACATAATCATCTCAGCGCCGCACCTCACACTTGATGATGCGTGGGCTGCAGCTGAGACAGCCGGTATCGCAGACGATATCAGGGCAATGCCTATGGGTATGCAGACGCTTATCTCAGAGGGGCAGGGCGGCATATCGGGCGGCCAGAAGCAGCGGCTGATGATAGCCCGTGCTGTAGCACCCAAGCCCAAGATACTTATGTTTGACGAGGCGACATCGGCGCTTGACAATAAGACACAGCGTCAGGTCAGCGAGGCGCTTGACAAAATGGGCTGCACCCGTATAGTTATAGCGCACAGGCTCTCGACTATCCGCCACTGTGACAGGATACTTGTGCTTGACGGCGGCAGCATAATCGAGCAAGGCACATATGACGAGCTGATAGCCAGGAACGGTTACTTTGCCGAGCTTGTAGAGCGGCAGAGATTAGATACATGA
- a CDS encoding GGDEF and EAL domain-containing protein, whose protein sequence is MNTYYDANTGGKIPTGLPGGFFIYEADDDEEKILFAETNVCKLYGCEDFKEFMEYTGGSFKGMVHPDDLHRIENQIQAQTVFGEKRHDYVRYRILTKQGEERYIEDFGHLLHWLNGKSFFYVFIIDVDKNEFFNRSRNSFAEAEILSHNNETDQLTGLFNMSFFYHKIQLLLNSYEGRRKDFSFIHFDIPNFKLFNERHGFKRGDELLCDLAKTIRDTFKGATVARFSDDHFFVCTADDKQKVIDRVEKVYKQMLMTEDPNKKVRIKAGIYFLDDRYAEVGLACDHARLACNSIKGRHDINYCIYDEMLREQLRKQQYVVDHIDEAVENGYIKVYYQPVIRVRTGEICGYEALVRWSDPKIGILSPADFIETLEQFHLIHIVDKYVVKRVCEDYKALKEAGEPVVPMSVNISRLDFELCDIFGIIENIRAEYDVPREMLDIEITESALNDNVGYIKSECDKMKAQGYHIWLDDFGSGYSSLNTIAEYDFDVLKLDLVFLRSLDHNPKTAVLMKFIMQGARAMGLAPLCEGVETAEHFEFLKKAGCERAQGYFFGKPMPMDVSRAFTKGKGLTWEEAPVSE, encoded by the coding sequence ATGAATACGTATTATGATGCCAATACAGGCGGCAAGATACCTACCGGGCTGCCGGGCGGTTTCTTTATCTACGAGGCTGACGATGACGAGGAGAAGATACTCTTTGCCGAGACGAATGTCTGCAAGCTCTACGGCTGCGAGGATTTCAAGGAGTTTATGGAGTATACCGGCGGCTCCTTCAAGGGCATGGTACACCCTGACGACCTGCACAGGATAGAGAACCAGATACAGGCGCAGACAGTCTTCGGAGAAAAGAGGCATGACTATGTGCGCTACCGCATACTCACCAAGCAGGGCGAGGAGCGCTATATCGAGGACTTCGGCCACCTGCTCCACTGGTTAAACGGCAAGAGCTTTTTCTATGTTTTCATAATAGATGTCGATAAGAACGAGTTTTTCAACCGCTCACGCAACTCCTTCGCCGAGGCTGAGATTCTTTCGCATAATAACGAGACTGACCAGCTGACAGGGCTTTTCAATATGTCGTTTTTCTACCATAAGATACAGCTTCTGCTCAATTCCTACGAGGGCAGGAGAAAGGATTTCTCGTTCATACACTTTGATATACCAAACTTCAAGCTCTTTAATGAGCGCCACGGCTTCAAGCGTGGTGACGAGCTGCTTTGCGACCTCGCAAAGACGATAAGAGACACCTTCAAGGGCGCCACAGTAGCAAGATTTTCGGACGACCACTTCTTTGTCTGCACCGCCGACGATAAGCAGAAGGTAATAGACAGGGTAGAGAAGGTCTACAAGCAGATGCTCATGACCGAGGACCCGAACAAGAAGGTCAGGATAAAGGCCGGCATCTATTTCCTTGATGACCGCTATGCAGAGGTAGGTCTTGCCTGCGACCATGCACGCCTTGCCTGCAACAGCATCAAGGGCAGACATGATATAAACTACTGCATCTATGACGAAATGCTCAGAGAGCAGCTGAGAAAGCAGCAGTATGTCGTTGACCATATCGACGAGGCTGTTGAAAACGGCTATATCAAGGTCTACTACCAGCCGGTTATCCGTGTGAGAACAGGCGAGATATGCGGCTATGAGGCGCTTGTCCGCTGGTCTGACCCGAAGATAGGCATTCTCTCTCCGGCTGATTTTATCGAAACGCTTGAACAGTTCCACCTTATCCATATAGTTGATAAATATGTCGTCAAGCGTGTCTGCGAGGACTATAAGGCACTCAAAGAAGCCGGCGAGCCGGTCGTTCCTATGTCTGTCAATATATCAAGGCTCGATTTCGAGCTGTGTGATATCTTCGGTATAATCGAGAACATAAGGGCAGAATACGATGTACCCAGAGAAATGCTCGATATCGAGATAACAGAGAGCGCCCTCAACGACAACGTAGGCTATATCAAGAGCGAGTGCGATAAGATGAAAGCTCAGGGCTACCACATCTGGCTCGATGACTTCGGCAGCGGCTATTCTTCGCTCAACACGATAGCCGAGTATGACTTTGACGTGCTCAAGCTCGACCTCGTGTTCCTGCGGAGCCTTGACCATAACCCCAAGACGGCCGTGCTGATGAAGTTTATCATGCAGGGTGCCAGAGCAATGGGTCTTGCACCGCTTTGCGAGGGCGTTGAGACGGCTGAACATTTTGAGTTTTTAAAGAAAGCGGGCTGCGAGCGTGCTCAGGGCTACTTCTTCGGCAAGCCTATGCCTATGGACGTGTCAAGAGCCTTCACCAAGGGCAAGGGACTTACATGGGAAGAAGCTCCTGTCAGTGAATAA
- a CDS encoding CAP domain-containing protein, with protein MLKKLLSSALAAALIFGGAAALPEGTDILDDIGITHAKAYRTYTITKVGGGTISEFNNGNKCTIFVFGRPNCYNTRNTLAGLKNIAKEFPDVKVVFADIDQNTEQTVKAFADEFDFPEADFTYSTDDTIGDFMVSYIGYGSFTLPAVVINSETENLYVSTGYKDADVFLPFIEQCGVDTSSYFKKNYTDIPINVTYHQSEARKMLDIINSFRTGSQAWAWDSTDTKKVQYTGLNKLSYDYELEKVAMQRAAELVALYDHTRPNNKNCFSAYPSIYDNTGRGENIAMGSYFMDHDYTFMLWREDDYGYAGQGHRRNMLGDGYTAVGVACVEYKGATYWVQEFSSKVGSSTYTAPADSSKKVTVNIANSLIGEDELIADKSSISLYEGDSVSLPVVKRRMLLLGQTYWAEDIETDVSPTWKVTSGSAVSISDGKVKGLKAGSAKITASAQGKSVSVKVTVSHKYKDTVVKPTCTEGGYTLHTCSVCGNSYKDTETKTAGHKYTDKVVKPTYTSGGYTEHTCTVCGNSYKDSYTDKLTRTNISKAAVTGLSSKYYTGKAITQKPVVKLAGKTLKAGTDYTVSYKNNKAVGKATVVITGKGDYTGTVTASFKILPKKTTLKSVTSPKTKQMKVTYSKAAGVTGYQVTYSTSSKFTKATTKSVNVRGTSKTIGKLTKGKTYYVKVRTFKTVNGTKYYSGYSAVKKARIK; from the coding sequence ATGCTTAAAAAACTGCTCTCGTCAGCTCTGGCGGCAGCACTTATTTTCGGCGGCGCAGCAGCCCTGCCGGAGGGAACGGATATTCTTGATGATATAGGCATCACTCATGCCAAGGCTTACAGGACGTATACTATCACAAAGGTCGGCGGCGGTACTATCAGCGAATTCAACAACGGCAATAAATGCACGATATTCGTGTTCGGCAGGCCGAATTGCTATAATACACGAAACACACTGGCCGGTCTTAAGAATATAGCAAAGGAGTTTCCTGATGTAAAGGTCGTGTTTGCAGATATCGACCAGAACACCGAGCAGACGGTCAAGGCCTTTGCTGATGAGTTCGATTTCCCGGAGGCTGACTTCACCTACAGCACAGACGATACTATCGGGGACTTTATGGTCTCGTATATCGGCTACGGCTCATTCACGCTCCCGGCTGTTGTGATAAACAGCGAGACAGAAAACCTGTATGTATCCACCGGCTATAAGGACGCAGATGTATTTCTCCCCTTTATAGAACAGTGCGGCGTTGATACAAGCTCTTATTTTAAAAAGAACTATACCGATATCCCGATAAACGTGACATACCACCAGTCAGAAGCAAGGAAGATGCTTGATATCATCAATTCCTTCCGCACAGGCTCGCAGGCGTGGGCGTGGGACAGCACAGACACCAAGAAGGTGCAGTATACAGGATTAAACAAGCTATCGTATGACTATGAGCTTGAAAAGGTAGCTATGCAGCGTGCAGCAGAGCTCGTGGCACTTTATGACCACACACGCCCGAATAATAAGAACTGCTTCTCGGCATACCCTTCTATATATGACAATACAGGACGTGGTGAGAATATAGCAATGGGCTCGTATTTCATGGATCATGACTATACATTTATGCTGTGGCGTGAGGACGATTACGGCTACGCCGGCCAGGGGCACAGAAGAAATATGCTCGGCGACGGCTACACGGCTGTTGGTGTTGCCTGCGTAGAGTACAAGGGCGCTACCTACTGGGTGCAGGAATTCAGCAGCAAGGTCGGCAGCAGCACTTATACCGCTCCTGCTGACAGCAGCAAAAAGGTCACTGTCAACATAGCGAATTCCCTCATCGGCGAGGACGAGCTGATAGCAGATAAAAGCTCAATATCGCTTTATGAGGGAGACTCGGTATCGCTTCCGGTCGTAAAGCGCCGTATGCTGCTTTTAGGCCAGACATACTGGGCAGAAGATATAGAAACTGATGTGTCGCCGACATGGAAGGTCACAAGCGGCAGTGCTGTAAGCATCAGCGACGGCAAGGTAAAGGGTCTTAAGGCAGGCAGCGCCAAGATAACTGCATCGGCTCAGGGCAAGAGCGTCAGCGTCAAGGTCACGGTATCGCATAAATACAAGGACACAGTAGTAAAGCCCACCTGCACTGAGGGCGGATATACGCTCCACACCTGCTCGGTATGCGGCAACAGCTATAAGGACACAGAAACAAAGACCGCAGGCCACAAATACACCGACAAGGTGGTAAAGCCCACCTACACCTCAGGCGGCTATACAGAGCATACCTGCACAGTCTGCGGAAACAGCTACAAGGACAGCTACACCGACAAGCTCACACGCACGAATATCTCAAAAGCCGCAGTCACAGGCCTTTCAAGCAAGTATTACACAGGCAAGGCGATAACACAGAAGCCCGTAGTCAAGCTCGCCGGCAAAACGCTCAAGGCAGGCACAGACTATACCGTTAGCTATAAGAACAACAAGGCAGTCGGCAAGGCGACAGTCGTTATAACCGGTAAGGGCGACTACACAGGCACAGTGACAGCATCTTTTAAGATACTCCCCAAAAAGACGACTCTAAAGAGCGTTACCTCGCCCAAGACAAAACAGATGAAGGTCACATATTCAAAGGCGGCAGGCGTTACAGGCTATCAGGTGACATATTCGACAAGCTCGAAGTTTACAAAGGCGACTACCAAGTCTGTCAACGTGAGAGGTACTTCCAAGACGATCGGCAAGCTCACAAAGGGCAAGACCTACTACGTCAAGGTGCGCACCTTCAAGACAGTGAACGGCACAAAGTATTACAGCGGTTATTCGGCTGTCAAGAAAGCCAGGATAAAATAA
- a CDS encoding leucine-rich repeat protein codes for MKKSRKRLLSLVTALMLMISLTALLPEGWLMTVSADTLTYEDSYGVWTYEQTSFDETTGEGTCTVTGVALKDAAATSVTIPSVINKSKFKRLTVTGISGTIEADNSTHNLFGSPNNTITSVTLPSTLLTIGNETFIECKALKTVSLQGAKLTTIGRDAFRSCIKLDSFSIPSTVTTIGEYAFYNCDSLLSVWIPKDVVNIGASTFYGCDKLNTVTFAPGSQLKSIGMRAFDGCDKITDITLPNTLESIYSYAFYDCDRLKYIVLPESVKTIDPAAFGYCSSLKAIYIPKNAKMTYSDSISNMANGAVVYGYKGTDAESCAETKGYTFVDVDELFDTLAEKATLTLKSATDKTSGKYYVTLNAPKTSGNVINDAPKGAKITITPDESLIPAGKTISHYKISSSVEYKAYSTSYADGGSVNCGSNTFISCRELTGFNHNAIENIIKAKVNYGSEPSITSITTTVTPVFEDAGNAYELKVAGKQVTDKNCADVFGDGIFSYDNKTKTLTINGDVDCYSTIVANTGIDGLTINIPNDCTLISQDGTGFACNANTTVTGNGKVKSDCYWTNIYVDGNVTVTIKDANIDMKHKYPNTSSISDDRTSSTSETLIIDNSNVHWIDSSSTNGTTWLDKIVLLNSKVTSPEGGYVNNGHIVYKDTDDSVKAALDVTIEPIPVSQRGKDLGTMTVDLSRTATTWDYAASSYENLYKILSDNNLKTIDGNKLFLQVYMTTSGYDQYHIDLNCGDKTTSDVGFYVKDGTIYANRKDTSDAYGTFTYEMSTENIAEFSNAKKNYYSKLEIIMPEGHTHTFAEDPTYTWSDDNTACTASIVCSGCGETVTEEATVTSKAASQPTCSIMGTTNYTATFANTHGVNFKTQSKIVKDIPVKEHEFSKPEYKWTDGKLGPVCTATCVCTLCGEKVEEAATMTSKVKTPATATTKGVTTYIAIFKNKAFETQTKDVENIPALSERVPGDLNGDKKVDLKDGLLMQQYLAGWKVGINLSNADVNGDGKTDLKDGLLLKQYLAGWKVNLK; via the coding sequence ATGAAAAAATCAAGAAAACGGCTACTGAGCCTTGTCACGGCGCTTATGCTGATGATATCGCTCACGGCGCTGCTGCCTGAGGGGTGGCTGATGACGGTAAGTGCGGATACGTTGACCTATGAGGACAGCTATGGCGTATGGACGTATGAGCAGACATCATTTGATGAGACGACGGGTGAAGGCACCTGCACTGTCACGGGTGTTGCCCTGAAAGATGCGGCTGCCACATCTGTTACAATACCCTCTGTAATAAACAAATCAAAATTCAAGAGGCTGACTGTAACAGGGATAAGCGGCACCATAGAAGCTGACAACAGTACTCATAATCTTTTTGGCAGTCCTAACAATACTATAACAAGCGTAACGCTGCCATCAACGCTGCTAACTATCGGCAATGAAACCTTTATCGAATGTAAGGCTCTGAAAACCGTCAGCTTGCAGGGCGCTAAACTAACAACGATAGGGCGTGACGCATTCAGAAGCTGTATAAAGCTTGATAGCTTCAGCATACCGAGCACAGTCACAACAATTGGCGAATATGCTTTTTATAACTGTGATTCGCTTTTGAGTGTATGGATACCTAAGGACGTTGTGAACATAGGAGCAAGTACCTTCTACGGCTGCGACAAACTGAACACAGTAACATTTGCTCCGGGCAGCCAGTTGAAAAGTATAGGTATGCGTGCATTTGACGGTTGCGATAAGATCACAGATATAACCCTGCCCAATACTCTGGAAAGCATATACAGTTATGCTTTTTATGACTGTGACAGACTTAAATACATAGTTCTTCCCGAGAGTGTAAAAACAATAGATCCTGCCGCTTTCGGCTACTGCAGCTCGCTTAAAGCTATATATATCCCGAAAAATGCTAAGATGACCTACAGCGATTCTATCAGCAATATGGCTAACGGCGCTGTTGTCTACGGCTACAAGGGCACTGACGCTGAGAGCTGTGCAGAAACCAAAGGCTACACCTTCGTTGACGTAGATGAGCTGTTTGATACACTTGCAGAGAAAGCAACGCTCACTCTTAAATCTGCAACTGATAAGACAAGCGGCAAATACTATGTGACCCTCAATGCACCCAAGACCTCGGGCAATGTTATAAACGATGCACCAAAGGGCGCAAAGATAACCATAACCCCCGATGAATCTCTGATACCCGCAGGCAAGACTATCAGTCACTATAAGATAAGCAGCAGTGTTGAGTACAAAGCATACAGCACATCTTATGCAGACGGCGGCTCTGTAAACTGCGGAAGCAACACATTCATTTCATGCAGAGAGCTGACCGGCTTTAACCACAATGCCATTGAAAACATAATCAAGGCTAAGGTGAATTACGGTTCAGAGCCGTCAATAACATCTATCACCACTACCGTTACCCCCGTTTTTGAGGACGCAGGCAACGCCTATGAGCTCAAGGTCGCAGGCAAGCAGGTAACTGATAAGAACTGTGCTGACGTTTTCGGCGACGGAATATTCAGCTATGACAACAAGACCAAGACACTGACTATTAACGGCGATGTTGACTGCTATTCAACTATTGTTGCAAACACGGGCATTGACGGGCTGACAATCAATATACCAAATGACTGCACCCTTATATCACAGGACGGTACGGGCTTTGCGTGCAATGCGAATACTACCGTCACAGGCAACGGCAAGGTCAAATCAGACTGTTATTGGACTAATATCTATGTTGATGGAAATGTTACTGTGACAATCAAGGACGCAAACATAGACATGAAGCACAAATACCCCAACACCAGCAGCATATCCGATGACAGAACCAGTAGTACAAGCGAAACGCTGATAATCGACAACTCGAATGTTCACTGGATAGATTCAAGCAGTACAAACGGCACGACATGGCTTGACAAGATCGTGCTTTTAAACAGCAAGGTAACATCTCCCGAGGGCGGCTATGTAAATAACGGCCACATAGTATACAAAGACACTGACGACTCTGTAAAGGCCGCTCTGGACGTAACGATAGAGCCCATACCCGTATCACAGAGGGGCAAGGATCTGGGTACGATGACTGTTGACCTTTCAAGGACAGCTACCACATGGGATTATGCCGCAAGCAGCTATGAGAACCTTTATAAGATACTCAGCGATAACAACCTTAAGACAATTGACGGCAACAAGCTGTTTCTCCAGGTCTATATGACGACAAGCGGTTATGACCAGTACCACATTGACCTTAACTGCGGCGACAAGACGACCAGTGACGTAGGTTTTTATGTTAAGGACGGAACCATCTATGCAAACAGAAAGGATACCTCTGATGCATACGGCACTTTCACCTATGAAATGAGCACTGAGAATATCGCAGAGTTTTCAAACGCAAAAAAGAATTATTACAGCAAGCTCGAAATAATAATGCCTGAGGGACACACCCACACCTTTGCTGAAGATCCCACATACACATGGAGCGATGACAATACCGCCTGCACGGCAAGCATTGTATGCTCCGGCTGCGGCGAGACAGTGACCGAAGAAGCAACTGTGACCAGCAAGGCAGCATCTCAGCCCACCTGCTCGATAATGGGTACGACAAACTACACTGCAACATTTGCAAATACACACGGCGTGAACTTCAAAACACAGTCAAAGATAGTCAAGGATATCCCCGTAAAGGAGCATGAGTTCAGCAAGCCTGAGTATAAATGGACAGACGGCAAGCTCGGACCTGTCTGCACAGCGACATGCGTATGCACACTCTGCGGCGAGAAGGTAGAAGAAGCTGCCACAATGACATCAAAGGTCAAGACCCCTGCCACAGCCACCACAAAGGGCGTTACGACCTACATCGCAATATTCAAGAACAAGGCGTTCGAGACACAGACAAAGGACGTGGAGAACATTCCTGCCCTTTCAGAGCGTGTGCCCGGCGACCTCAACGGCGACAAAAAGGTTGACCTTAAGGACGGCCTGCTAATGCAGCAGTATCTTGCAGGCTGGAAGGTGGGTATCAACCTTTCAAACGCAGATGTAAACGGCGACGGCAAGACAGACCTCAAGGACGGCCTGCTTCTTAAGCAGTATCTTGCCGGCTGGAAGGTAAACCTCAAGTAA